The Microbulbifer sp. YPW1 genome contains a region encoding:
- a CDS encoding HlyC/CorC family transporter, translating into MATSMTTDEPPSSSSSNRPRSGEKNWLEKILGAFSQEPKSRDELLDIIKDAAENKVVDAEALSIIEGALDVSSQQVREIMIPRSQMVVVSIEDHPKEFLPKIIESGHSRFPVVGESIDDIRGILLAKDLLPLVLKGVDEFRLEDHIRPANIIPESKRLNILLREFRENRYHMAVVIDEYGGVSGVVTIEDILEEIVGEIEDETDEEEADSFIRKVSDNDFVVKALTPIEDFNEYFECEFSDEEFDTIGGLIMQSFGHLPGRDEMTKLGDFKFRVLYADNRQIHLLRVSRFDRPAEEDG; encoded by the coding sequence AAAAGAACTGGTTGGAGAAAATACTGGGTGCCTTCTCACAAGAACCCAAGTCCCGCGATGAGCTGCTGGACATCATCAAAGATGCCGCAGAAAACAAGGTGGTAGACGCCGAAGCGCTATCCATCATCGAGGGAGCGCTGGATGTATCCAGCCAGCAGGTGCGGGAAATCATGATTCCGCGCTCGCAGATGGTGGTGGTCAGCATTGAAGACCACCCCAAAGAATTCCTGCCCAAGATCATCGAATCCGGCCACTCCCGTTTCCCGGTGGTGGGCGAGAGCATCGACGATATCCGCGGCATACTCCTCGCCAAGGATCTGCTGCCGCTGGTGCTGAAAGGCGTGGACGAATTCCGCCTCGAGGACCATATCCGGCCCGCCAATATCATTCCCGAGAGCAAACGCCTGAATATCCTGCTGCGGGAATTCCGCGAGAACCGCTATCACATGGCTGTCGTGATCGACGAGTATGGTGGTGTCTCGGGCGTGGTGACTATTGAAGATATCCTTGAGGAGATCGTCGGCGAGATCGAAGACGAGACCGACGAGGAAGAAGCGGATAGCTTTATCCGCAAGGTGAGCGACAACGATTTTGTGGTGAAAGCGCTCACCCCCATCGAGGACTTCAACGAGTACTTTGAGTGTGAATTCAGCGATGAAGAGTTCGACACCATCGGCGGTCTGATCATGCAGTCCTTTGGCCACTTGCCGGGGCGCGACGAGATGACCAAGCTCGGAGATTTCAAGTTCCGCGTCCTCTACGCCGACAACCGGCAGATTCACCTGCTGCGTGTAAGTCGATTTGACAGGCCCGCTGAAGAAGATGGCTGA
- the lnt gene encoding apolipoprotein N-acyltransferase, with product MRKFVPFLAALFSGGLLTLSFAPYNLWPLGLLSLALLAWLLAPGRHQLEKASSGKGIFQVALCYGIGLFATGGSWVYVSITDFGNSSPVLGVILTGAFVGVLALAFALPFPLLARLRANPVSFALGFAALWFVSEWVRTWLFTGFPWLFAGYGHIHTWLSGWAPIASVYGIGLLLAFSAAVLALFMRRAFASWKSASALSLLAAALLTWPAGLLLSKVDWTESTGEELTVGLVQANIPQDKKWQPEFRGETIRRYQSATEALHREKVDLVIWPEAALPLLYHHAPNLMDALQNNAQETGTDLITGILYDTEEDYRRVVHNSAVVFGTESQLYHKRHLVPFGEYVPLEDWIRGTIEFFNLPTSFIRPGPEGQQPLQAGGVSWAPLICYEIVYPQLVSQSSGDAQVLLTLSNDAWFGRSIGPLQHMQMAQMRALETRRYLVRATNTGVTAIVAPDGSITEQLPQFEQATLTGEVQGRNGYTPFMLIGVWGLVALATLMLVFAALLQRRPAPENTAVFGGEAAD from the coding sequence ATGCGTAAATTCGTGCCTTTTTTGGCCGCCCTGTTCTCGGGCGGCCTGCTGACTCTTTCTTTTGCCCCCTATAACCTCTGGCCGCTCGGACTGCTGTCCCTCGCGCTGCTTGCCTGGCTGCTGGCGCCCGGTCGCCATCAACTGGAGAAGGCCAGCAGCGGGAAGGGAATCTTTCAGGTCGCCCTCTGCTACGGTATCGGCCTGTTTGCCACCGGTGGCTCCTGGGTATACGTCTCGATCACCGACTTCGGCAATTCCTCCCCTGTGCTGGGGGTCATCCTTACCGGCGCCTTTGTAGGCGTGCTGGCACTGGCATTTGCCCTGCCCTTCCCGTTACTGGCACGCCTGCGTGCAAACCCCGTGTCGTTTGCCCTGGGATTCGCCGCGCTCTGGTTTGTCAGCGAGTGGGTTCGCACCTGGCTGTTTACCGGCTTCCCCTGGTTGTTTGCAGGCTATGGCCATATACACACCTGGCTTTCCGGCTGGGCGCCCATCGCCAGTGTCTACGGTATCGGCCTGTTACTCGCGTTTTCCGCTGCCGTGCTGGCACTGTTTATGCGCCGCGCCTTCGCCTCCTGGAAGTCCGCCAGTGCGCTGTCGCTACTGGCCGCCGCCCTGCTGACCTGGCCGGCCGGGCTGCTGCTGTCGAAAGTGGATTGGACGGAAAGTACGGGTGAGGAACTGACCGTTGGCCTGGTACAGGCCAATATTCCCCAGGACAAAAAGTGGCAGCCGGAATTCCGCGGCGAGACTATCAGACGCTACCAGAGTGCCACCGAGGCACTCCACCGCGAAAAAGTGGATCTGGTGATCTGGCCAGAGGCAGCACTGCCGCTGCTTTACCACCACGCGCCCAACCTGATGGATGCGCTGCAAAACAACGCGCAGGAAACCGGCACAGACCTGATCACCGGCATCCTCTACGACACCGAGGAAGATTACCGACGCGTGGTGCACAATTCCGCAGTGGTCTTCGGCACTGAATCCCAGCTGTACCACAAGCGCCACCTGGTACCTTTCGGCGAGTATGTGCCGCTGGAGGACTGGATTCGCGGCACCATCGAATTCTTCAACCTGCCCACCTCCTTCATCCGCCCGGGACCGGAGGGCCAGCAGCCGCTCCAGGCCGGGGGCGTAAGCTGGGCTCCGCTGATCTGTTACGAAATCGTCTATCCGCAACTGGTGTCCCAGAGCAGCGGTGATGCGCAGGTTCTGCTGACCCTGAGCAATGACGCCTGGTTTGGGCGCTCCATTGGCCCGTTACAGCATATGCAGATGGCACAGATGCGCGCCCTGGAAACCCGTCGCTACCTGGTGCGCGCCACCAATACCGGGGTAACCGCCATTGTTGCGCCAGACGGCAGTATCACCGAGCAATTACCACAATTCGAACAGGCAACCCTGACCGGCGAAGTACAGGGTCGCAACGGCTACACACCGTTCATGCTGATCGGTGTGTGGGGGCTGGTAGCACTGGCCACGCTGATGCTGGTATTCGCAGCCCTGTTACAACGTCGCCCTGCCCCCGAAAATACCGCGGTATTCGGTGGCGAAGCTGCTGACTGA
- a CDS encoding TIGR01777 family oxidoreductase — protein sequence MHCLITGGTGLIGRLFCAQWLARGHSLTVLSRSPEKVHKLCGEAAQGVRELQQVEGPVDVVVNLAGETISKRWTSARKQEIRRSRLETTSQLVQWILSREQRPEYILSGSAVGYYGDRGGDLLRETSGPGGGFAAELCRDWEAATQPLQQAGLCVGTMRTAIVLSTRGGALPQMLPAFRLGVGGPMSSGEHWMSWIHEEDIVGLMLHTIDRRICTPFNASAPEPVTNNSFSRLLARQLHRPCLLRTPAWALRLMFGEMADELLLASQRMEPRVALDSGYSFQYPTLEKALADLLGSTPQNGEAHASSRSR from the coding sequence ATGCATTGCTTAATTACTGGCGGCACTGGATTGATAGGCCGTCTATTTTGTGCGCAATGGTTGGCGCGAGGCCACAGCCTCACGGTACTCAGCCGCTCTCCCGAGAAGGTGCACAAACTCTGTGGCGAAGCCGCCCAGGGCGTACGCGAACTGCAACAGGTCGAAGGCCCGGTAGATGTGGTCGTCAACCTGGCGGGAGAGACCATTTCCAAGCGCTGGACCAGCGCGCGCAAACAGGAAATCCGCCGCTCGCGGCTGGAGACCACCAGCCAGCTGGTGCAGTGGATCCTGTCCAGGGAACAGCGCCCCGAATACATCCTTTCCGGCTCCGCGGTGGGCTATTACGGTGACCGCGGCGGTGATCTGCTCCGGGAAACCAGCGGGCCCGGCGGCGGATTCGCTGCGGAACTGTGTCGGGATTGGGAAGCTGCAACCCAACCCCTGCAGCAGGCAGGACTGTGCGTGGGTACCATGCGCACCGCTATCGTACTATCCACTCGCGGCGGTGCCCTGCCGCAGATGCTGCCCGCCTTCCGACTTGGCGTCGGTGGTCCCATGAGTAGCGGTGAACACTGGATGAGTTGGATTCACGAAGAAGATATCGTCGGCCTGATGTTACATACCATCGACCGGCGCATCTGCACCCCCTTCAACGCAAGCGCCCCGGAACCAGTCACCAACAACAGTTTCTCCCGTCTGCTGGCAAGACAGCTGCATCGTCCCTGTCTGCTGCGAACACCGGCATGGGCACTGCGGCTGATGTTCGGCGAGATGGCGGATGAGCTGCTCCTCGCCAGCCAGAGAATGGAACCGCGTGTGGCACTGGACAGTGGCTACAGCTTTCAGTATCCGACGCTGGAGAAAGCCCTCGCCGACCTGCTGGGCAGCACACCCCAAAACGGCGAGGCCCACGCTTCATCCAGGTCTCGCTGA
- a CDS encoding YdcF family protein, giving the protein MELQAALATLIMPPFAPLVGLLMAFVFWFFPASTPVAKLSLPLAILCFITLWICATPAFSGWLGQRLVHSLPEAPDMEPTAVVVLGGGRYRDAETGAERLSAASLERVAWAAGEAPDKLPILVSGGRVFSEEKAPEADLMADALENLFRRPVTWRENCSRTTAENATNSAALLHDSGVEGVLLVTHWWHMPRAAESFARAGIQVRPLPVGSAGELVPRAESGLLRWLPSAAALLRSQVYWRELVADQWYRWRPLPSRRTC; this is encoded by the coding sequence ATGGAACTGCAAGCCGCTCTGGCAACCCTCATCATGCCGCCTTTCGCCCCGCTGGTCGGACTGCTGATGGCCTTCGTATTCTGGTTTTTCCCCGCGTCTACCCCAGTAGCCAAACTGTCACTGCCGCTGGCTATCCTGTGCTTTATCACCTTGTGGATTTGCGCGACACCGGCATTCTCCGGCTGGCTGGGACAGCGCTTGGTCCATTCGCTTCCGGAGGCGCCGGATATGGAGCCGACGGCGGTTGTGGTGCTCGGCGGCGGCCGCTACCGGGATGCGGAGACCGGCGCTGAGCGGCTTTCCGCCGCCAGCCTCGAGCGCGTTGCCTGGGCGGCGGGAGAGGCGCCGGACAAGCTGCCGATCCTGGTCTCGGGAGGGCGGGTTTTCAGTGAGGAGAAGGCGCCAGAGGCAGACCTGATGGCCGATGCGCTGGAAAATCTGTTCCGGCGCCCGGTGACTTGGCGTGAGAATTGCAGCCGTACGACGGCGGAGAACGCGACCAACTCTGCGGCACTTCTGCACGATTCGGGAGTCGAAGGTGTGCTTCTGGTGACGCACTGGTGGCACATGCCCAGGGCCGCGGAAAGTTTTGCCCGCGCCGGAATTCAGGTACGGCCTCTCCCGGTCGGGAGTGCTGGAGAGCTGGTGCCGCGGGCCGAGAGCGGTCTGCTGCGCTGGCTGCCCAGTGCGGCGGCCCTGTTGCGCAGTCAGGTGTACTGGCGTGAGCTGGTGGCAGATCAGTGGTATCGCTGGCGTCCACTGCCCTCCCGGCGGACTTGCTGA
- a CDS encoding zinc ribbon-containing protein, translating into MSKKPKAGSKADPKAAQPVDNPDLLLEDEKVTAGVRQDLERLVEDELAVEKLTASKAAFLRAWLKDDVHRAEEYLEDLGGELKTLEERTGDWLLDAADPTKSAWPALMYCIRHGEPWALAGEDVGEGEELQCLGCGYRALPDTGAQITPCHRCGFGCFRQISGGLEEN; encoded by the coding sequence GTGAGTAAGAAACCTAAAGCGGGGTCGAAAGCCGATCCAAAAGCTGCACAACCGGTTGATAACCCGGATCTGCTGCTCGAAGACGAGAAAGTAACCGCCGGGGTGCGCCAGGATCTGGAAAGATTGGTCGAGGATGAATTGGCGGTGGAAAAGCTCACCGCCAGCAAGGCGGCCTTCCTGCGCGCCTGGCTCAAAGACGATGTGCACCGGGCAGAGGAGTATCTGGAGGATCTGGGCGGTGAACTGAAAACCCTCGAGGAGCGCACCGGCGACTGGCTGCTGGATGCCGCGGACCCGACCAAGTCAGCCTGGCCGGCATTGATGTACTGTATCCGTCACGGCGAGCCCTGGGCGCTTGCCGGGGAAGATGTGGGAGAGGGAGAGGAGTTGCAGTGTCTGGGCTGTGGCTACCGTGCATTGCCCGATACAGGCGCTCAAATTACGCCGTGTCACCGCTGTGGATTTGGGTGTTTCCGGCAGATTAGCGGCGGCCTCGAAGAGAATTGA